In the genome of Impatiens glandulifera chromosome 6, dImpGla2.1, whole genome shotgun sequence, the window ggacgtgaaaaacgtgttaaatgtgttaaaacgtattaaacgtgtcaaaaacgtgttaaacgtgccaaaaatgtgtaaaatatgtcaaaaacgtgttaaacgtgttaaaaacgtgaaaatcatgttaaacgtgttaaacgtgtcaagaacgtgaaaacgtgttaaacgtatcaaaaacatgttaaacgtgccaaaaacgtgttaaacgtgccaaaatatgaaactatgttaaacgtgtcaaaaacgtgttaaatgtgtcaaaaacgtgaaaacgtgttaaacgtgtcgaaaacatgttaaatatgtaaaaaacttgttaaacgtgtcaaaacgtgcaaaTTGTGTCgtaatgtaaaaaacgtgttaaacgtgttaaaaacgtaaaaattatgttaaacgtgtcaaaaacgtgttaaacgtgtcaaggacgtgaaaaacgtgttaaatgtgtcaaaaacatgttaaacgtgtcaaggacgtgaaaaacgtgttaaatgtgtcaaaaatgtgttaaacgtgtcaaaagcgtgttaaacgtgccaaatacgtgttaaacatgtcaaaaacgtgctaaaaacgtgaaaatcatgttaaacgtgtcaaacgtgttaaatgtgtcaaaaatgtattaaacgatgttaaaaacgtgttaaacgtgccaaaaacgtgttaaacgtgccaaaatattaaaatatgttaaacgcgtaaaaaaacgtgttaaacgtgttaaaaacgtgttaaacgtgtttaatgtgtgaaaaacgtgttaaacatgtcaaaaacatgaaaaatttgttaatttggaattacaattccgacctaaaaaaattggaattgagaactatcaaattacactatattgaattccattggaattgtaattctaatttcaatttttaatattaaagtgtctaacaaacgtaAGAATTGGAATAGAACccttcaattccaatttcaatgccaattccagggttatcaaacacaccctaaggGTTTATGTCTTAAGGTGCAATCGAATGTCTAAAAATACACCctcgaatttggttattaaatcatcaaaatcattatagatataaaaataaaaaaaacttcaatgAATTggttatatgatttttttaatattcttattttcaaataaatatataataagtaatattagactcaagtagaactttatatttaattggtaatttgatccaaaattcaatgtttaaagatttgttttatcgaaattatttttattttcacctAATAgatgttttcaatttatataattttagataagcttaaaaaaattaaaaaataattttaaataaaatgagtggataaaaataaattttatcatattttttaataattagataacaaaatattgaattaaattatagagTCATTTTTAacgtaatttatttttttaatttttatattattattcgtacAAATATTAATTGGAATAAgattgttaatttttaattgatttaagtgtttaatttgattatttgtggTGAAATAGATTGGAATAGATTATTTGTGGTGAAATCACTATTAGGTTTTTTAGCAGTTATCATTGTTAGCAACCTTTGGATCTTGGTCTCATGTTCATTGTTAGGGATACCCATCAAATAGTACTTGATTAATAGTTAGGGATACCCATCAAATAGTACTTGATTAATAGTTAGTGGCTATCTGTGTCTTTTCCATACTTCGCAGAGGATGTTCTTTTCTCCATTGATCATTTGGAAGAACCAAATGAAGACGTGTTCCAATACTATTCTACTTACAGAAATCGTCATTATCTTCATTGTCagcttcttcatcatcatcttcattcaCATTTATAGGCACAGCTTCTTCATCATAATCTTCATTCTCCCCCACCACTCCCAACTCTgaaaaaatatagatttattaatgaaataaaataaaattatttaaatgaaggtatttttaatttaatctcttACCAATAAGTTTGTCGTAACTGCATATTAAATGATCTGTTCTATTATTTCAAAAGTCGACATGCTTTTGAAACTTTGAACCCCAATCAGGTTTCTCGGAAGATTTACGATGCTTTGATTTGGCTTTTGGAAGGGTACGAATAATGCCAATATCACTTTCTTCTAATCCCATCATTTCTAGAAAGATATGCGGCATATGGTGCGCAAGTTGTTCAAAGCATATCAACACGTTATGTGTGTATGCAACATGAAGTTGGGATTTTAGATATTGAGGTAAAAACTCAACATTCAAACGATCGTATGGTCTTGGTATAATCTATTcgaagttaaaaaaatatattgttagtaaataaaatttaaaatatgaaaaaagtaAAACAATGATTAAACACACCTCACTCATTTGAAGAAGATTAACAAATGTATCAGCGGCCAGCTTCCCGTGATTGTTCTTGCTCTTACTAATCAAAAGAGATGACCAAGATACAAGCAGGGGAAATTCCATTGGCAGGTCAAAAGGTATTTGG includes:
- the LOC124941207 gene encoding protein MAIN-LIKE 2-like isoform X2; the encoded protein is MNLEDIDIYVRAYVLHVIGCFICPSMNPSGVSSMFLSLLRNVDEIKNFAWGAAFLTQSMNHVRHLKMKIDSTTTTGACIPFFMVFLFEHVNGLTNASLRLNQIPFDLPMEFPLLVSWSSLLISKSKNNHGKLAADTFVNLLQMSEIIPRPYDRLNVEFLPQYLKSQLHVAYTHNVLICFEQLAHHMPHIFLEMMGLEESDIGIIRTLPKAKSKHRKSSEKPDWGSKFQKHVDF